The nucleotide window agaatgatgatgatgagccCTCTTTTGATCCTGCTTGGCCACACTTGCAAATTGTGTATGATTTGTTGCTTAAGTTTGTTAGTTCTCCTTGCGTTGATGCAAAGGTGGCAAAGAAGTACATTGATCATTCATTCATTTCAAAACTGCTAGAGTTGTTTGATTCGGAGGATCCTAGGGAGAGGGATTGCTTGAAAACCATAATGCATAGGGTTTATGGTAAATTCATGGTGCACAGGCCTTACATGAGAAAGTCTATTAACAATTTGTTCTATAGGTTTGTGTTTGAGACTGAGAGGCACAATGGGATTGCTGAGTTGTTGGAGATCTTTGGGAGTATAATTAGTGGTTTTGCTTTGCCGTTGAAGGAGGAGCATAAGATCTTCCTTTGGAGGGTGTTGATCCCTTTGCACAAGCCAAAATCCATGGGGGTATACTTCCAGCAATTGTCCTATTGCATCACTCAGTTTATCGAGAAGGAGCCAAAGTTGGCGAGCACCGTGATTAGGGGATTGTTGAAGTATTGGCCTATAACCAATAGTCAGAAGGAGGTGATGTTCCTTGGTGAATTGGAGGAAATTTTGGAAGTTATTAACATGGTAGAGTTCCAGAGGGTCATGGTGCCATTGTTTTGGCGAATTGGATGCTGCATTAACAGTTCTCACTTTCAGGTACAGTTGTTTAGTTGAGTTATACTGAATCCATTTGCTGATATTTTGGTTATTGTTATCTTGTTAATCCATGCTAGGGTTTTCAGTAAGAATTGAATTCATGCACTTTAGCTTGTCTCTATGAATTTGATTGATTTCCAACACCTTAAATTGAGAAAGGCGAAAACactgaataataataatgttttttttttcatgttgaAAGTTAAAACATATTGCAACTATTATTTGGAGATTATTCTCTGCAGGTCCTTGTTTGTTAGATTATGTTACTTTCCGGTTGCAGGATTTTAAAGTAGTTAGTATATTATATTAGAGCTCTCGATATTTATTGAAGCATATGTCCTAGTTCTTTTAAGTTATCATTTGGAATCACAGGCATCTTAACTTATCGAACTAATATTTCTGTGAGCCtgcaatttttttctatctatATTCATGGTGTTCCTTTTGAAATAAACTTTatagttaaaatataaatctagCTGTTATATATATCATCAATGTTGAAATTAGTCCTTGTACAGAAAGAAGGCCTTTATTTCAGTCTCTACCCATGTAACTGTTTTAAAGAAGCCCCTACCATCAagtgaaattataattttgtgaATATGGTTTGGCCTCGCATGTGTTTTAAATTATCTGTAAGTTGTCAAATAATAGCGAATAAAGAAGGACCATACTCCGCTAACCACGCAGTATTCTTGAAATTATCGATCCTACTTACTGTAGCACTTTCATCACCAAAAGTTACATTGGTAGAGGCCAATTTGAAACGTTATTTTTTGTGTAGGCACTAAACTATAGATTGAAGAAATCAAGgagtaaaattatatttaatttttcttaatattttatcattcttcttatttgCTAAaatatactctttttttttgttcaaccTGGACTGTTTCAGGTAGCTGAAAGAGCCCTTTTCTTGTGGAACAACGACCACATTGTCAACCTGATCGCTCACAACCGTCAGGTAATCTTGCCGATCATATTTCCAGCGTTAGATAGGAATTGTCAAGGCCATTGGAACCAGGCAGTTCTCAACTTAACTCACAACGTTAGGAAGATGTTTGTGGAGATGGACGAGAAGCTGTACGTCTCCTGCCTCACCCAGTTCAAGGAGGAAGAAGCGCTGCTTAGCTTGGAAGCCGAGAAGCGGAAGGAAGCCTGGAAACAGCTTGAGAAAGCGGCCAGTCTCCAGCCAGTAATTGGAAACACAGCTGTTTTAGTTTCTCCAATTTGATAACCTTCAAAAATGTGTATGTATAATAGTAATAGACCTTCAAtgaaatcttaaaaaaaaaacctctTTTCTCCTTGCTAATGGTGGATAAATCCTTGAGGGAAAAGCTAGATTAATGGCTGTTTAATTGGAAAaatcctatatatatatttcatgcTTTTGATGCTTCTTTCTTAGGCATGGCGGCCACAAAATGTTGTAACATGTAACATGGTTTTGATTGCTACTATTGGTGCAACTTTTGCATCCTTCTGATTAAAGTGATGAGAAGGTACCATGCAGCAGATCAAACAATTTTCTGTATAAGCTATTTCCACAATCATCACGTGTGATATTTCATTCCTTAGAGCTATTTCAGATTCAATGTATTTTTTAGtttagattttatttctttgtttataTATTTATCAATCTCATATTTTAGTGTAATTTTTCTcaagtttttttaattaattttttgttcatacGTCCATTATAAAGTAGTTattaaataagaatattttggTAAATAATTTAACAATTAGTTTcttattttgggttttttttttgtacaatagctaaatagaaaacaaacagaaagggaaaaagaaCACACAGATGAAAAGAAATATTGTAATCTAAGTCATCCTATAGGAGACTAAGCAGGGGAGCGTGCAGCTATAGCCAGTCTATTGCTTCGTAATCTCCATGGACATCATCTTTGGCCAACCAATCTGCCACACaatcttttgtttttaaatagtGTATAAACTAGTGTGAAGACCCGTGCAATTGCACGGTGTTATAcatgatatgaaaaataaataatttgatatttcaATTAGAATAAGTAAATATAATTAGTTAAAATAGAATGCGcatattattttatacatttataaataatcaaaaaaatatatataacaaaatgcatacatattaaaaaaaaataatgattgaAAGgtatattaaacaaaataaaaaaataaaaaattaaaatatagaagaagaaaaagaaaaaaaagataaaaaaaaattaaaagaaaaggatgAAAAAACAGTAAAATGTATATTTAGTAATATAAATTCCatgaatttttttcataaattcaaaaatcatttaatttttttaatttgatcaattttaaaaagtatgaaaagattatatgTAAACATGTAATCCATTaatttgctatttttttataattatctttttttattgtaaataaaTTATACTATAACATtctaaaatgtttttcaattatcttttagcaATTTAccacaaaaatataaatgaaaaataaaacagaTAGAGAATCAAAATTAAAACGGTAATAATAATTGGTGGAGAGTggcttctctcttttctctaatGTGGAGGTGAGAGTGGGTTTAGGATTTCAGGATTAATGAGTTATTGATTTAAAGGGAtttgttttgttaattatttattaattcattaattattattattattaattgttatacatataatattgataaaaaaattatttaatgttaaaaaaatgtGCATTGATATTAggaaattaatagtaaaatataatttttattaaagaaattttggtaaaattaaaatttaataaataaaaaattatttaagagtatattaaaaaaaatattttaccaattaaaaaactttttaaagataatttcataaaaatacaatttagtaaatagaaaaataattttttaaaacgtATTTGAATAAACTGaatcatataaaataagttaatattttaatttatct belongs to Arachis duranensis cultivar V14167 chromosome 8, aradu.V14167.gnm2.J7QH, whole genome shotgun sequence and includes:
- the LOC107463038 gene encoding serine/threonine protein phosphatase 2A 57 kDa regulatory subunit B' kappa isoform gives rise to the protein MLKQFLSKLPRNKKLDVDLDELSRVDSSSKPSSSMHNLVSPCAAGKNHHNRSHTATGGGGSSSAAKRTSSVFPTSTVSGIEPLVPFKDVPNSEKMNLFVSKLSLCCVTFDFTDPSKNTMEKDVKRRTLIELVEFVASGSVKFTEPAILAMCRMCAFNLFRVFPPNYRSGRSGGSGGGGSGGGENDDDEPSFDPAWPHLQIVYDLLLKFVSSPCVDAKVAKKYIDHSFISKLLELFDSEDPRERDCLKTIMHRVYGKFMVHRPYMRKSINNLFYRFVFETERHNGIAELLEIFGSIISGFALPLKEEHKIFLWRVLIPLHKPKSMGVYFQQLSYCITQFIEKEPKLASTVIRGLLKYWPITNSQKEVMFLGELEEILEVINMVEFQRVMVPLFWRIGCCINSSHFQVAERALFLWNNDHIVNLIAHNRQVILPIIFPALDRNCQGHWNQAVLNLTHNVRKMFVEMDEKLYVSCLTQFKEEEALLSLEAEKRKEAWKQLEKAASLQPVIGNTAVLVSPI